The sequence below is a genomic window from Denitratisoma sp. DHT3.
CGGTTTTCATTGGGCGCGGGCTCCCGGGTCACGATATTCACGATCCCGCCCATGGCGAGGTTGCCCCACATGCTGGTGGCGCCACCGCCGCGAATCACCTCGATCCGCTCAACGGCATCCTTCGGCACCTGGGCCCAGTCCAGGGTGCGGAAATAGGGGTCATTGATCGGAATGCCATCGACCATCACGAGCGTATTCACGTTCGTAGTCGTACCGAATCCGCGAATGCTGAACACTTGGCCCGTGGGATGAATCTGGCCCGCAGGACGCTGGGATGCAAACACGCCGGGGATCTTGTTAACAATCTGATCCACACTGGTCTCCGGAAAAAGGCGGACTTCCTCTCTGGAGATGATCGTCGTACTCATGTCCATCTCTTGCAGATTGGATCCCCGCCCCGCCGTGACGGTGATGGCACCGAAATCGGCAATTTTGACTTTGGTACCTTCCGTCAACTCCTTTTCGGCCGAGTGGGCCGGAAAAGCGCAGGCGAGGGCGAGGACCATGGTGGTGGGGCGCAGCATTGTGTTCATCCTTGAAAAAAAAAAGTAGTTAACCACGGCGAACACGACGACACGGCCAGCGAGCACGGCGAAACCACGAAGACTTCCATCGTTTTGATGAATCACCCAATGGGTGAAATGGGATGAAGCGAGAAAGCCAGGAAATCGAGGGGCTCCGCCGCGTCGCCGTGTTCGCCGTGGTTCGAGCCGAGGTTTTAAGGGCAAAAAAATCCCGACAAAACATGCAATTACGGGGCGATGCGAATTTTACGAGGGGGTACCCGCCCGTTCCCTGCGACGTATCGCCGCAGCCTTGGGCGAGTCAGTTCGACGTCGCCCGGTTCAGGAACTGGCCCAGGGACAGGGCCGCGCCCAGCCAGCCGAGCGCGGCGGCCAGGACCAGCAGGGCCAGGGATTCCCAGCCATTGAGCAGGCGCAGCGTGAAATTCAGGCTGTAGAGCTGGGCCAGCTCCGCGATCGGGCCGCGCAGCGCCAGGGCGGCGCCCTGCACCATGGCCCAGGCCAGCAGCCCGCCGGCCAGGCCCTGGAGTACGCCGAACCAGTGGAAGGGACGGCGGATGAAGGCGTCGGTCGCCCCCAGGAGGCGGCTCACCTCGATCTCGGCGCGCTGGGTCAGCACCTGCAAGCGGATGGTGTTGAAGGTGATCGCCACCAGCCCCACCCCCAGCAGCAGCGTCAGCAGGGCCAGGCTGCCGCGGCCCAGGCGCAGCAGCGCGTCCAGCCGCCGCACCCAGGCCGAATCCAGCTGCACGTGCTCCACCCGCGGCAGCCTGGCCAGTTCACCGGCCAGGGTCTCCATCGCCGCCGGGCTGTCGTCGCGGGGCAGCACGGCGAACGCGTCGGGGAAGGGATTCTCGGGCAGCGCGTCGATCACGTCGCCCAGTCCCTCGGCCGAGCGCATCCGCTGGCGCGTCTGTTCCCGGGGCAGGTAGCGATACGAGCGCAGCGCGGGATGCGCCTTCAGCGCCGCCTCCACCGCGCCGACCGCGCGGGCGTCGGCGTCCAGCGCCAGGAACAGGGAGATCTGCGGCTGCGCGGCGGCGTTCCTCGCCAGCTGCGCCGCGTTGCCCAGCAGCATCTGGCCGCCGGCCGGCAGCGCCAGGGCGACGCCGATCGCCAGCATCGAAAGCAGGGTATTGAGCGGTGCCTGGGCCAGGCGCCGCAAGGCCAGGGCCAGGGCGTGGCGATGGTGGGCGAGCCAGGTTTTCATGCCGTCATCCTGCCGTGATCGAGCGCCAGGCGCCGGGCGCCGTGAGGCAGGAACAGGGCCTCGTCGTAGGTGGCCAGCAGCACGGTGACGCCGACCCGGTGGAATTCGAGGAAGATGTCGGCCACGGCGCGGGCGTTCTCCGGGTCCAGGTAGGCGGTGGGTTCGTCGGCCAGCAGCAGGCCGGGGCGCCCCACCACCGCGCGGGCGATCGCCAGGCGCTGCTGCTCGCCGCCGGACAGCGCGATGGGCAGCGCCTTTTCGCGCGCCAGCAACCCCACCTTGTCGAGCGCGGCGCGCACGCGCTTTTCCGCCTCGCGGCGGGGAAAGCCGGCGATGGTCAGGGGCAGCATCACGTTCTCGAAGGCGTTGCGGTCGAACAGCAGCTTCTGGTCCTGGAACACCAGGCCCAGGTTGCGCCGCAGATAGGGGATCGCGCTGCGACGCAGGGCGCCGACGTTCTGGCCATTGACCAGCACCGTGCCCGAGGTGGGCGCCTCGATCGCGGCGATCAGCTTCAGCAGGGTGCTCTTGCCCGCGCCGGAGTGGCCGCTGACGATCGCCAGCTCCCCCGGCTCGACCTGGAAACTGATCCCGGTCAGCGCGTCGATGCCGGGCGGGTAGCGCTTGCCGACCTGATCGAAGCGGATCATGCGCGCTCCTTCATGCGCTCCTCCATGCGCCCCTGGACCATCGGGATGCCGAACAGCCGGCACTCCAGCGGGCCGTTGAACAGCGGGATGCGGCGCGTCACCTTGAGCCGCACCAGCTTCGCCAGTTGCGGGTCGGCGGAGAGGAACCAGCAGTGCCAGCCGACGAAGTGCTGCTTCAGAGCGTTGCCCAGCAGGGGGTAGAACGCGGCCAGTTCGTCGTTGTCGCCCAGGCGCTCGCCGTAGGGCGGGTTGGTCACCAGCAGGCCGCTCGGTGCCGGCGCCGGGCGCTGGAGCAGATCGGCCTGCTCGACCGTGACCAGGTCGTCGAGCCCGGCATGCGCCAGGTTCTGGCAGGTGCGGGCCACCGCGTCGCGGGAAATGTCCGAACCCCAGATCGGCAGTCCGCCCGTCGACGTGGGCGCCGCCACGCGGCGCGCGGCCGCCTCGCCGCGCAGGCGGCGCCAGAGTTCGGCGTCGAAATCGAGGAAATGCTCGAAGCCGAACTCTCCCGGCCCGCGCGACAGGCCTGGCGCGTCGCCCAGGCTCATCTGGGCGGCTTCGATCAGGAACGTACCGCTGCCGCACATCGGGTCCAGCAGCGGGATGCCGGGCTTCCAGCCGGCCAGGCGCAGGATGCCGGCGGCGAGATTCTCCTTCAGCGGCGCGCCCACCTTGGCGATCTTGTGGCCGCGCAGGTAGAGCGGCTCGCCCGAGGTGTCGAGGTAGAGCGTGGCCTCGCGGTCGGTGAGGAACAGATGGATGCGGATCTCCGGCGCCCTGGTGTCGACGTTGGGGCGCTGCCCGGTCTCGGCGCGGAAGCGGTCGCAGACCGCGTCCTTGACCTTGAGGGTGATGTACTCCAGGCTGCGCAGCGGCGAGCGCTGCGCCGTGACGTAGACGCGGATGGTGCGCTCCGCCGCGAACAGCTGATGCCAGGGCACGCCGTGGGCGAGGCGATAGACGTCCTCCTCGTCCTGGTAGCCGCCCTGTGCCACCCGCCACAGCACCCGGGTGGCGATGCGGGACTCCAGGTTGGCGCGGTAGCAGGCCTCCCGGTCGCCGCGAAAGTGCACCCCGCCGGGCGCGGATACGATCTGTTTGCCGCCGGCGGCGGCCAGGTCCTCCGCCAACAGCGACTCCAGGCCGCGCGGACAGGGGGCGAAGAAATGCCAACCGCGCAGGAAGTCGCCGACGTCGCCAGTACCGGTATTGCCGCCGGCGCGCGGCGCCGCGTCGGCCCCGCGCACATGCCGGACCTTGGCGCCCGCCGCGGAGGGTGCGTGGGGTTTGCGGGAAGAGTTCAAAACGGTTTCACCACGGCCAGGATCACCACGGCGATCAGGGCCAGAACAGGGATTTCATTGAACACGCGGAACCAGACGTGGCTGCGGGCGCAGGCGCCGGCGCGGAACTCGGCGAGCAGCCGGCCGCACCAGAAATGGTAGGCCACCAGGCCCGCCACCAGCAGGGTCTTGAGGTGCAGCCAGGCGCCGGAGAAACCGAAGCCGAACCACAGCCACAAGCCCAGGCCCACCGCCAGCACGCCGATGGGCGTGACGAAGCGGTACAGCTTGCCCGCCATCAGCAGCAGCCGCTCCCGTTCCGCGCGGCTGTCGGCCGGCACCATGGCGAGGTTGACGAAGATTCGCGGCAGATAGAACAGGCCGGCGAACCAGCTCACCACGAAGACGATATGGAAGGATTTGAGCCAGAGCATGTCAGCGATTTTCCTTTGTCGTGATTTCCGCCAGCCCGGCCTCGACGGTGGGGTAGGCCAGGCGCAGGCCCAGTTCCCGCTTCATGCGCCGGTTGTCGAGGCGGCGCGACTCGGCCATGAAGGACAACTGCACCGCCGGCAGGCGCGCCTGCGCCTCCGCCCAGGAGACGCGCGGCAGGCGCGGCTGGCCGAAGGCGTCGCAGAGCCGGTCGTACCACTCGCCCATCGCCAGTTCGCTGTCGTCGGTGACGTTGTAGGCCCGCCCCGGCCGGCCGCGCCGCAACGCCGCCAGGCAGGCGCGGGCCAGGTCCTCGGCGTGGATGTGGTTGGTATGCACGTCGTCCTCGGGCCGCAAGAGGGGCAGGCGCCCGCCCAGGCGCTCGGTGGGCAGGCGGTCGGCGGCGTAGATGCCCGGCGCCCGCAGCAGGCTCACCGCGCAGCCGGAGTCGCGGCCGAAGCCGCGCAGCAGCCTTTCCGCCGCCTGCCGCCGCTGGCCGCGGGCGCTGGCCGCCCCCGCCGCGGCGAGCGGCCGGGTCTCCGCCACCCACGCGCCGCGGCAGTCGCCATACACGCCGCTGGTGCTGATGTAGACCAGGCGCCGTGGTAGACTCCGGCCCCGCCGCAGGGCCGCAATCAGCCTCCTGGTGCGGGGATCGCCGGCACTGGCGGCACCGGTAGCGGAGGGCGGCGCGCTGTGCAGCACCGCGTCGGCCAGCCCGGCCAGACGACGCAGCGTGGCGGGTCGATCGAGATCGCCCTGCAACTGGGTCACCCCCTGGGCGGCCAGGGCCGGGTCCCATTCCCGCACCAGCGCATACAGGCGCCACTGTCCGCGCAGGCGGGGCAATGCCCGGCGCACCACGTCGCCACAACCGACGATCAACAATCTTCTCATGACGGAATTATCTCATGGCCTACAAGATCACCCTCACGCCCAGCGGCCATAGCTTCGACGCGCCGGCCGACGAGACCCTGCTGAACGCGGCGGACCAGGCCGGCTTCAAGCTGCCCTACGGTTGCAGCGCCGGCGCCTGCGGCGCCTGCAAGGCCAAGGTGGTCGCGGGCGAGGTGGATCACGGCAGCTCTCAGGAGCACGCCCTCCCGGCCGACGAACGCGCCGCCGGCATGGCCCTGATGTGCTGCGCCAAGCCGCTGTCCGACCTGACCGTGGAAGTGCGCGAGGTGGGCGCCCTCTCCGGCATTCCGGTGAAGAAGCTGCCCTGCCGGGTGCAGAAGATGGAACGCGTCGCCCCCGACGTGATGCTGCTGCAATTGAAGCTGCCCGCGAGCGAGCCCTTGCAGTTCCTCGCCGGGCAGTATCTCGAATTCATCCGCCCCGACGGCTCCCGGCGCGCCTTCTCGATCGCCAACGCGCCGCACCGGAACGAATTCGTCGAACTCCATGTCCGCCTCGTCGCCGGCGGCGAATTCACCACCCAGGTGTTCGAGACCATGAAGGAAAAGGACATCCTGCGCATCGAGGCGCCGCTGGGCTCCTTCTTCCTGCGCGAGGACTCGGCCAGGCCCATCATCCTGCTGGCCGGCGGCACCGGCTTCGCCCCGATCAAGGGCCTGGTCGAACACAGCCTGCACAAGGGCTACACCCGCCCCATCCACCTCTACTGGGGCGCGCGCGACAAGGCCGGCCTTTACATGGACGCGCTGGCCCGGCGCTGGGCCGACGAGCATCCCCACATCCAATACGTCCCGGTGCTCTCCGACGCGACGGCCGACGACGCCTGGGACGGCCGCACGGGGCTGGTGCACCAGGCCGTGCTGGAGGATTTCGCCGACCTCTCCGGCCACGAGGTGTATGCCTGCGGCGCGCCGGCGATGATCGACGCCGCCCGCCAGGACTTCGCCGCCCGGGGCCTGCCCGAGGACGCATTCTTCGCCGACTCGTTCACTTTCGCCACGCACTGATACGCTCACTCCCCTTCGCCCCAAGGGGTGAGGGGTGAGCCCGTAGGTCGGGTTAGCCCACAGGGCGTAACCCGACAGACAGCCGTTGCAGACATCGATGTCGGGTTACGCTTCGCTAACCCGACCTACGTGACTCGTTCACCTTCGCGGCACACTGAGAACAGCGGACGGGGCCCCGCGTCGGCGCGGGCCGCACGCTACGCGAGCGCCTGCAGGCGCTCGATTTCGTCCCGGTACCAGCGCCGGGCGCGGGCCTCGGCGGTCTCGGCGCGGCTCCGCCGGCGCTCGCCGAGCCGCTTCTCGGCGGCATCCGCCCAGCGCAGCCGGGCTTCGATGTTTTCCCGGATGAAACCGATGACCAGGCCGTTGTGCTCGGCGGTTTCCGGGATGCGCCAGCCCTCTTCGAGGATCTGCTCGCAGGCGGCCATCACCTGGCGCGCCTCCTCCCGCGCCTGGCGGCGCACTTCCTCGATCAGGGCGAGCAGCGTGGCGTCGTCGCAGTGGTCGCCATTGAGCAGCTTGACCAGGGTTTCGTACTCGTAGACCAGCTCCGCGCCGGGCTCCGCGAACCAGGCGGCCAGCGCTCGGCGGCCGGCGGCGGTGATGCGATAGACGCTGCGCTTGCGCGCGCCCTGGTATTCCTCGGCCAGGGAAGCCAGGCCCAGCGCCGCGAGCTTCTTCGGCTCTTCGTAGATGCGGCTCTCGGCGCGCGGCCAGATGCGGCGCAGGGCCGAGAGCTGCATGTACTTGTTCAGCTCGTAGGCGGACCAGGGGCGCCGCGCCAGCAGGCCCAGCAGGGTGTAGGAGGTCGGAGTCAGGCGGGTTCGGTCGGCGGTCTTCATGGCTTGCAAAATAATCCTGTCAGGAGTATCTGTATACTCCTGTTCGGAGTATTAGTGACCTACCGGGACCACCAGCCATGAAACGCTTCCTGAAACTCGCCGCCCTGATCCTCGCGCTCATATTCACGGTCGTCGCGGCCTTCTTGTGGTGGCGGACGCTGCCGCCGCAGCCACCCAAGCACCAGCTTTTCATCAACGGCGTGGTGCTGACCATGGACGCGGCGGACCGCGTCGCCAGCGCCCTGGCGCTGGAAGGCGAGCGCATCGTCGCGGTGGGCGACAGCGCCGACCTCAAGACCCGCTACGGCAGGGACGCGGTGATCCACGATCTGGCCGGCAAGGCCCTGCTGCCGGGCTTCGTCGATGCCCACAGCCACTTCCCCGCATCCGGCCTGTCGGTGTTCGGCGTGGACCTCAACAGCCCGCCGATCGGCGACCTGACCTCCATCGCCCAGCTCCAGCAGCGGTTGCGCGCCAAGGCGGCGACGACGAAAAAAGGAGCGTGGATCTTCGGCTTCGGCTACGACGACACGCTGCTGGCGGAGAAGCGCCATCCCACTCGCCAGGAGCTGGACGCGGTCTCCACCGAGCAGCCGATCTACGTCTGGCACGTCTCCGGCCACATGGGCGTGGCCAACAGCCGGGCGCTGGCCCTGGCCGGCATCGGCCCGAACACGCCCAATCCGCCCGGCGGCGTGATCGTGCGCGACGCGCGGGGCGAGGCCACGGGCCTGGTCCAGGAAAATTCGGCGATCGAGATGCAGAAGCTGGCGATGAAGATCGGCCCGCTGGACTTCCTGCGCATGGTGCGCGCGGCATCGGCCGAATATGCGGCGCAGGGCGTCACCACGGCCCAGAGCGGGGCCGCCGCCGCCGAGACGGCGAAGGGCCTGGGCCTGGCCAGCCGCTTCGGCCTGGTACCGATGCGTCTCGAACTCTGGCCGATGTGGGATTCCCTCGGCCCCGAGCTGCGCGACGGCAAGGCCAAGGTCGCCGACTACGACACCGACCGGCTGCGCCTGGGACCGGTGAAGTTCTTCAGCGACGGCAGCATCCAGGGCTACACCGGTTTCCTCGGCCATCCCTATCACGTGCCTTACCACGGCGATGCCGAGTACCGGGGCTTCCCGACCATGGAGCAGAAGCAACTGGTGGCGGAGATCGGGCGCTATCACCGCGCCGGCATCCAGTTGGCGATCCACGCCAACGGCGACGCCGCGATCGACAACGTGCTCGACGCAATCGAGATCGCGCAGCAGGAGACGCCGCGCCCCGACATCCGCCACATCCTGGTCCATGCCCAGATGGCGCGCGCCGACCAGCTCGACCGCATGGCGCGGCTCTCGGTGACGCCGAGCTTCTTCTCCGCCCACACCTACTACTGGGGCGACCGTCACCGCGACATTTTCATCGGTCCCGAGCGCGCCGCCGACATCAGCCCCACGCGCTGGGCGAAGGATCGCGGGCTGCGCTTCAGCGTGCATCTGGACACGCCGGTGGTGCCGATGAATCCGCGCCTGCTGCTGTGGAGCACGGTCAATCGCCTGTCCAGCAGCGGCCGGGTGATCGGCCCGGCGCAGCGTCTGACGGTGATGGAGGCGCTGCGCGCGATGACCATCGACGCCGCCTGGCAGATCCATCAGGAGGACCGCATCGGCTCCCTGGAACCCGGCAAGCTGGCCGACCTGGTGGTGCTGAGCGACGACCCGCGCAAGCATCCGCAGACGATCCGCGACCTCGCGGTCGAGACGACCCTGGTCGGGGGCGTGCCGATCTACTCCCGGCAGCCCTGAGGACCGCCCTCTCGGCGCGCATCGAGCGGGAACAGGTTGGCCGCGCCAGGTCGCCGGTACAGCGTCGGCGTCATTGACCGGCGCTGCGCGGGATGACCTTGGTCGTCGGTTGGCTCACCTCGCCTTGCGGCAGGAACCAGCGGAACCACAGCAACCCGCGCCGGTGGCCCTGGGTGCTGATCCAGTTGGGATGGCCCGGGTCCTGGGCGCCGACGTAGAGTTTCCAGGAGCCGTCGGGCTCGTAGACCACCTGGGCGCCGTTGATGGTGACCCGGTCATAGGCGGCATCGTAGATGTGGAGGAAGGGGTTCCACAGGCAAAGGTTCCAGAACGCGCACTCGGGCGAACGGCCCTCGATGACCAGTACCTGATCCTCTTCCAGTTCGAAGCCCCCCATGGCGTAGGCCGCGTCGCCAGCCGCCCAGCCGACGGTCTTCCGGGGCACCGGGTAGGGCGGCTGGATCGTGTTGGGCGGCATGCGCACCGGGCAGATCATGCTTTGTTCGCGCAGCCAGGTCCTGGCGGCGCGAAAGCGCCTGGCCAGGGTGGCGGCATCGTCCTTGGCCTTGGGCGGCGGATTGATGGCCTCGATGGACCAGACGGCCCGGCGGCCCCGCACCGGATCGTTCAGATAGTCCCGGGTCAGCCCCACGACCGCGTCGGGCTCCAGCTTCAGCCAGTTGCCCGGCTGCGGATCGGGGCTCAGCCACAGTTCGAAGCCGCCGTCCGCCGCGCGCGTCATGGTGCGGTCGTTGGCGGTGCCGACGATGCGGTCGGAGTTGCGGCCGTCGTCGGGGCCGCCATAGACGGTGAACGACAGGTAGGCCGCGTCCCCCGGCCATACCTTGACCCGGTAGGTAAGGCTCGGGTCCAGCGCGACGTATTGATAGAAGGCGTCGGCATTGTCGCCGCCCCATTTGCGATAGGGGCCCACCGCGTCGACGAAGCGAGGGCGGGCGCTGTCGGCCCAGACCTGGGCATCCAGGGCCATGCCGAGCAGACTGAAGATCCAGCGGTGCCCCTCCACCAGCTCGGACTCGTCCAGGGGCGGGTCGGCCTTGAGAAGACGCGACTCGATGTTCTGCGCCTCCGCCAGCAGCTCCGCGAAGGCCTGTTGCAGTTGCTCGGACATGGGGTTCCTCCTTTTGTGGCGGTCGTTCGTGAAAACGGTCGTAGTAGAATAACAATACTACGTATCAATTCAAGACTGAGTATCAAAAATTGAGCGACAGCCCGCCGCCCCCCCGCCTTCCCTGCGGGAGAGAAACCGTCAGCGCGTGCGCGAGCAGCTGATCGAAGCCGCCGTGGCCCTGGTCAGCGCGCAAGGTTTCGCCGCCACGACCGTGGATGCCATCGCTGCCGCCGCGGGCGTCGGGCGGGCCACCTTTTTCCGCTATTTCGAATCCAAGGATGCCGCCGTGGTGGTGGGTTTCTACGAGTACCGGCTGAGCCGGCTGGTGGAAATCCTGCACGCCGCCCCCGCCAAGCTGGCGCCCTTCGATGCCGTGACGTGGGCCATCGAGCAGCTCGGCGCCGAAGCCGAACGGCAACTGCCGTTCATCGAACTCCAGGCCCGTTTGTTGGCCGCCTCTCCCAGCCTGCACGCCAAGGCCCTCGAATTCCAGGCCAGCTACGAAAACGCGATCGCCGACGCCATCACCGGCCGCTACCGCGAACTGGCCCCCAATGACCTGCGCCCCCGGTTGCTGGCCGCCGCCGTCCTGGCCATGATGCGCATCATCACCGACTACTGGAACGACGATCACCGCGACCAGAACCTCGCCCAACTGTCCCGCGCCGCATTGGAGCATCTGGGTCAGGGGTTCGGGAAGGTTCGCCCTCCTTCCCTCCCCTCCGGGGGGAGTTGATACGGTTCGCGACGCTCGGGTGTTTGGGGGAGCCTCGTAGCGGCACCGATAGGTTGCGGCTGGCGCCGCATGCCGCTTTTCCCCATCGTGGGAAATGCGGCGCGGCGGAAAAGCTCCGTCAAGGAAACACGGACTTTCTGGAGCCACCGCATTCAAAGGTTTTTTGACTGAGCGTGCAGCACGCTCAGTCATGAGCGATGGTTTCCGGTTTCCTAGAATGCGGCGACGGCGCGCGGCATTGGCGGCGTTTCCATTCACAACCCCTGGAGAGCCGCATGCCACCATCCCCCACTCCATCCGCAAGCGCATCACTGCGCCTGGCCGGCCTGCTTTACGGCATCATGGCCTACGCCGCCTTCAACATTACCGTCATGTATTGCGTCGGCTTTCTCGGCAACTTTCTGGTTCCTCTTTCCATCGACGCCGGACGCGTGCCCGATGCGCCCGGCGCGGCGCTGATCGATCTGGCCCTGCTCGCCCTGTTCGGTATTCAACATAGCGTCATGGCGCGTCCGGCATTCAAGTCCTGGATCACGCGCCATGTGGCCGCGGAGCTCGAGCGCCCCACCTACGTGATCCTGTCGAGCATGGTGCTCGCTCTGGTGATGTGGCAGTGGCGCCCGCTGCCGGCCAGCGTCTGGCAGGTCGATGCCGACTGGGCGCGGGCGGCGTTGTGGACCCTGTTCGCCGCGGGATGGGCGCTGGCGCTGGCGGCCACCTTTTTCACCAGCCATTTCGAACTGCTGGGGCTCAAGCAGTCATTCGCCTATTTCCGCGGCCGTCCGCACGCACCGGGCGCGTTCCGCGAGCAAGCGGTCTACCGTTGGGTGCGCCACCCCATCATGGTCGGTCAGATCGTGGCCTTCTGGGCGACGCCGGCGATGAGCCTCGGCCATCTGCTGTTTGCCACCGCCATGTTGGGCTACACCCTGGTCGGGCTGTATTTCGAGGAGCGCGACCTCGTCGCCGCGCATGGCAATGCCTACCGCGACTATCGACGACGCACGCCGATGTTGGTCCCCCGCAAACCGCGCAGCCGTCATTGATTTTCGACACACCCGCGCCCCACGTCGCGGTGCGGATTCACCGGGCAGAATCCGGCCCCGAGGGAATCGACGACGGCATCGCAGGCGTCGAGCAGGGTTTCCTGGGCCAGATGCGCGTAGCGCTGCGTCGTCCGCACCTGGGTGTGGCCGAGGATCTTCTGCACCTCGTACAGGCTGCGCCCGGCATTGACCAGAAAGCTGGCGAAGCTGTGGCGCAGGTCGTGTATCCGCACGTCGGCCAGCCCCGCCTTGCGGCGCGCGCTGTCCCACGAATAGAACACGGAGACGAAGGGCCGGCCGGTTTTCGGACTCGGGAACACCCAGGGACAGTCCTCCAGGCGCGGCACCGCCGCCAGAACCTGCAAGACGCCGCTCGACAGTGGCACGTGCCGGGGCTTGCCCGCCTTGGTCAGCGGAATGCGCCACTGGCGGCGCTCCAGGTCGAGATCCTCCCAGCGCAGATCGAGCACCTCGCGCCGCCGCGCCCCGGTCAGGATCAGCATCGGGACGATGAAACGCAGCATCGGATTCGGACTGCCCTCCACCGCCGCGCACAGGCGCCGCGCCTCTTCGGGCGTCAGGAAGCGTTCCTTCATCGGCGGGTCCTCGAAGAGCGCCACGCCGGCGGTCGGATTCACCGCGATGCCGGGGGTTTCCCAGCGCAGCGCCAGATTGAAGACGTAGCGCAGCATCACCAGCAGGCGGTTGGCCGAACCCTTGGCCGCGCCGACCGCGCGCCGGCCATGGTGGAGCACGGCGATGTCCGTCTTGGTGATCTCGTCCAGGTGGCGCCGGCCGAGCCGGAGCGCGACGTGGTTGCGGAACAGCGACTCGTCGCAGCCCCAGGTCTTCTTGTAGCTCTTGGCGAAGGGCAGGTAGCGCTCGTAGAAAAAGTCCCCGAGCGTCGGCGTCTGGCGCAGGTGGTCTTTTTGTTCGGAAGGGTCGTCGCCGAGCATCACCCGCCCGCGCAATTCGCTGACGCGGTACCGGGCTTGTGCCAGCGTCATCGCGCTTGCGTCCCCGATACGATACTGACGCTGTCGACCGCGATCGTTCGTATAGCGTAGATAATAGGTACGACCGCCGGACTGGCGAATTTCGAGAACCAGGCCTTTACAACCACGATCCGTGACCTCTACTTTCCCTTTGTCCGCCGGACATAACGCCCCCCTGATGAAAGCCGGGGTGAGTTGCACGATTGCCATAATAACCTCATTTGGTAACATAAATGATACATAGTGTATCTTAATGGAATCAATTGTGCATAAAGAGGTCTTTTCATTCGCCATCCAGTTGAAAGCGGCGAGATCGCTCGTCGGCTGGAGTCAGGCAGAACTGGCGGCACGCACCGGGGTCGCGCGGCCGACGATTGCGCGCATTGAGGCGCTGACCATGCAACCGCGCCTCGACACCGTGGGCAAGCTCAAGCGCGCCTTTCTCGATGCGGGACTGCAAATGCTGGACGGAGAACCTGTCGGGGGTTTTTCCCTGGTGATGACGTCGGAGGCGCTGCAGTCGATCATGGAGATGCATCGGACACGGCAGGACACCACATCCGACGGGACGACGAAAACCGGAAGAGTACCGGAAGGTTTTGGCAGTGGGGCTCGCCGTCAAAACCAAGGGAAATCATAGGGTTGATGGTGTTTTACGCCATCCAGTAGTCATATTTCGGGGCTTTTTTCCGGAACGGATTACCGGAAGAGTACCGGAAGCATCTGGAAAGCTGGTTGTTTTACCTGGAAAATATCTTATTAATCAGTTGGTTGTGATTTTGACAGATTAGTTTGCTCACTGCGGATATCGACAGCGGCACAGCTTTCACTGGCGGCTCTGGTAACGATACCTTCATCGCTGATGAAACCACGACTGCCAAGGTTAGCTTGGCTGACGTTCTGGCCGGTGGTCTTGGTACTGACTCCCTGACCATCTACAACTCCAAGGGTGTTGCTCCTCAGATGTCCGCCATCGAGAGCGTGACGCTGAATACCATCGCTGGTGACTACAATGCTTCCACGGCTACTGGCTTGACCACCTTGAACGTGATCAGCGCCGATGGAACCAACACGTTTACCGTCGGTTCTGGCGTGAGCGTTTCTTTGGCAAACACTGCTATTGCCAACACTGCCGGCACTAAAGACGATGTGGTTGTTGTCTACGATGCTAACGCCACGTCTGCAACTTTGACGCTGAATAACGTTTCCTCGGGTGGCACTAACTCCGACCTCGCTATCAAGGGCGCAAAGATTGCAACCCTGAACATCGCGACGACCGGTGCTGCCAGCACGATTGATGCGCTGCTTA
It includes:
- a CDS encoding helix-turn-helix transcriptional regulator produces the protein MKTADRTRLTPTSYTLLGLLARRPWSAYELNKYMQLSALRRIWPRAESRIYEEPKKLAALGLASLAEEYQGARKRSVYRITAAGRRALAAWFAEPGAELVYEYETLVKLLNGDHCDDATLLALIEEVRRQAREEARQVMAACEQILEEGWRIPETAEHNGLVIGFIRENIEARLRWADAAEKRLGERRRSRAETAEARARRWYRDEIERLQALA
- a CDS encoding amidohydrolase, whose protein sequence is MKRFLKLAALILALIFTVVAAFLWWRTLPPQPPKHQLFINGVVLTMDAADRVASALALEGERIVAVGDSADLKTRYGRDAVIHDLAGKALLPGFVDAHSHFPASGLSVFGVDLNSPPIGDLTSIAQLQQRLRAKAATTKKGAWIFGFGYDDTLLAEKRHPTRQELDAVSTEQPIYVWHVSGHMGVANSRALALAGIGPNTPNPPGGVIVRDARGEATGLVQENSAIEMQKLAMKIGPLDFLRMVRAASAEYAAQGVTTAQSGAAAAETAKGLGLASRFGLVPMRLELWPMWDSLGPELRDGKAKVADYDTDRLRLGPVKFFSDGSIQGYTGFLGHPYHVPYHGDAEYRGFPTMEQKQLVAEIGRYHRAGIQLAIHANGDAAIDNVLDAIEIAQQETPRPDIRHILVHAQMARADQLDRMARLSVTPSFFSAHTYYWGDRHRDIFIGPERAADISPTRWAKDRGLRFSVHLDTPVVPMNPRLLLWSTVNRLSSSGRVIGPAQRLTVMEALRAMTIDAAWQIHQEDRIGSLEPGKLADLVVLSDDPRKHPQTIRDLAVETTLVGGVPIYSRQP
- a CDS encoding DUF1214 domain-containing protein, with translation MSEQLQQAFAELLAEAQNIESRLLKADPPLDESELVEGHRWIFSLLGMALDAQVWADSARPRFVDAVGPYRKWGGDNADAFYQYVALDPSLTYRVKVWPGDAAYLSFTVYGGPDDGRNSDRIVGTANDRTMTRAADGGFELWLSPDPQPGNWLKLEPDAVVGLTRDYLNDPVRGRRAVWSIEAINPPPKAKDDAATLARRFRAARTWLREQSMICPVRMPPNTIQPPYPVPRKTVGWAAGDAAYAMGGFELEEDQVLVIEGRSPECAFWNLCLWNPFLHIYDAAYDRVTINGAQVVYEPDGSWKLYVGAQDPGHPNWISTQGHRRGLLWFRWFLPQGEVSQPTTKVIPRSAGQ
- a CDS encoding TetR family transcriptional regulator; this translates as MREQLIEAAVALVSAQGFAATTVDAIAAAAGVGRATFFRYFESKDAAVVVGFYEYRLSRLVEILHAAPAKLAPFDAVTWAIEQLGAEAERQLPFIELQARLLAASPSLHAKALEFQASYENAIADAITGRYRELAPNDLRPRLLAAAVLAMMRIITDYWNDDHRDQNLAQLSRAALEHLGQGFGKVRPPSLPSGGS
- the mddA gene encoding methanethiol S-methyltransferase, giving the protein MPPSPTPSASASLRLAGLLYGIMAYAAFNITVMYCVGFLGNFLVPLSIDAGRVPDAPGAALIDLALLALFGIQHSVMARPAFKSWITRHVAAELERPTYVILSSMVLALVMWQWRPLPASVWQVDADWARAALWTLFAAGWALALAATFFTSHFELLGLKQSFAYFRGRPHAPGAFREQAVYRWVRHPIMVGQIVAFWATPAMSLGHLLFATAMLGYTLVGLYFEERDLVAAHGNAYRDYRRRTPMLVPRKPRSRH